GCAAAACCGATGACCTGCAGTATTTTGCTGTCGACCTTTTCCGCACCGCCAAAGCAAGGGCTGACCTCGATGGGAGCCCTTATTCGCTGAAGGTTGTCTACTGGAACGTCCTTGAGGTGAGGCGCGGCAAGCTGGCCGATAAGAGCTGTTGGAGTGTTATGGCCGGCGAGGTTGGGAATGAAATCGAGGAATGGGCACGAACCCTCAGGCCCTCAGATGAACCTTGAACTCCTGACCCTCAGCTCTCCCCTATCGTGGAGTTTCAGCAATATTTCCACTATCCTCTCCCCGGCCTTCCCGTCGCCGAAGGGATTCGGTGCCCCGGCCATTCTTCTGTAGAACTCCCTTTCCTCAATGAGTTTCTGGAGGTAGTGGATAGCCCTATTCTTCTCCAGGCCAACGAGGACGTTACCGCCGGCCTTCACAGTTTCCGGTCTCTCCGTGTTGTAGCGGAGAGTGAGACAGGGGACGCCGAGGATTATGCTCTCCTCCTGTATTCCACCGGAGTCCGTCATTACCACGAAGGCGTTCTTCTCCAGCTTGAGGAAGTCGAGGTAGCCGAGGGGCTGCGTTATGATCAGGTTCTTGATCGAGCCTGCCCTCTCCCAGAGGCCGAACTCCTTCAGCCTGTTCCTCGTGCGCGGGTGCATGGGGTAGATTGCCCTCATTGGGAGGGCCTCAAGTATTTCAATGAGCTTTGTGAGGTTTTCCATGCTGTCCGTGTTCTCGGCCCTGTGGGCGGTTATCAGGATGTACTCCTTTGGTTTAAGGCCGAACCTCTCAAGGACGTCGCTCTTTCTTTCCGCTATCTCCGAGTTCTGAAGAACGGCATCAACTATCGTGTTGCCTACGACGTAAACACCCTCGGTTATTCCCTCCCTCTCAAGGTTCCTCCTCGCCTCCTCCGTTGGGGCAAAGAGCACCTCGCTTGCATGGTCTGCCAGGATTCTGTTTATCTCTTCGGGCATTGTCCTGTCAAAGCTCCTTAATCCTGCCTCAACGTGGGCCACGGGTATCCTCAGTTTGACGGCTGCCAGAGCACCTGCCAAAACAGTATTGGTGTCGCCCTGGACGAGCACCACATCGGGTTTTTCGTTCACCAGAACCTTTTCAATCTTTATCATGGCCGTCCCGGTCTGCTCCGCCTGTGTGCCTGAGCCGACCTCAAGGTGATAGTCGATTCCATCGAGCTCAAGCTCCTCCAGGAAAACCCTGCTCATCTCGTAGTCGTAGTGCTGTCCCGTGTGGATGAGAAGTGGCCTGACACCCCTTTCCTCGAACGCCCGTATGACCGGTGCCAGCTTTATTATCTCCGGCCTCGTTCCAAAGACGAAAGCCGGCCTCAATACTCTCCCCTCCCGACACCCCTGAATATGAAGCCCCGCGGCGGCTCATCGACGATATGCCTTCCGTCCACTAGAATCCGGGTTCTCATCAGCCGGCCTAACCTCTCCCAGTCTAGGGACTTGAAAGCGGTGTGGTCCGTGGCTATAACGACTGCGTCCGCTCCTCTGATAGCGTCCTCAAGGTTCTCGTGGGTTCCTCCCACGAAGGGGTCGTAGGTTCTTATCTCGGCGACGTTGTCCCTTATACTCTCGATGAAGGCGAAGGCCGGCGAGTTTCGCGTGTCGTCGCTGTTGCCCTTGTAGGCCAGGCCGAGAACCGCAACAACGGCTCTATCCGGGGGGATGTTGGCCTCTTCAAGGGCGCTGAGCAGGAGTTCCCTCGTGAGCAGGGGCATCGAGTCGTTTATCTCCCTTGCCAGTCTAATCAGCCCAAAGTCCCTCTCGGCAGGCCAGACGAGGAGATGCGGATCCTTCGGAAGGCAATGTCCACCAACCCCTATGCCCGGCACATGGATCCTGACCCTCGGATGGGTGTTGGCCAGCTCTATGGCCTCGAAAACGTCTATCCCATACTGGTGAGCGAGGAGGGCGAACTCATTGGCGAGGGCTATGTTAACGTCACGGAAGGTGTTCTCCATGAGCTTGACAACTTCGCTGACGGTTGAGCTCGTTTTGAACGTCTGTCCTTTGACAAATGACCGATACAGTCTCTCGGCCAGTTCGGCGCTTTCGGGGGTTATCCCTCCAAAAATCCGTGAGTTGTAAACCAGCTCTTTGAATATCCTGCCGGGCATTACCCTCTCGGGCGCATGAACCATATAAAAGCCCTCACCCGGCCGGAGTCCGCTTATTTTTTCAACCACCTCGGCCATCCTGACCGTTGTGAGCGGTGGAACAGTGCTCTCAATTATTATGAGCGACCCCTTTTTCATGGCCTTCGCAACGGTCTCAACGGCATTCTGGAGGTACTCCAGATTCGGGGTTTTATCCTCCTTGAGGGGGGTCTGGACGCATATTATGTAAACGTCCTTGTTTCTGATGTCTTCCGGGTCGGAAGTTGCGCGAAGGGCTCCGTTATCAATTGCCTTTTTGAGGAGATTATCTATCTCGGGCTCAACTATGTGGGCCCTTCCCGAGTTTATCTTCTCAACGACATCTTTCCGTATTTCATAGCCCGTAACGTGGAAACCTGCATTGGCGAACATTATGGCCGTCGGAAGACCGATGTATCCCAGGCCGATCACCGCTATCTCTGCTTTCCTGCTTTCTATTTTCTCCAGCATGCCCTTCACCCATTACCCTAGTGCCATCCCTGAATAAAAGTCTTTTCCAGAAAACGATTTCTGGCCGGGTTTCCGGGATGTGTACGATTTTGGGGCACTTCCCCGGTGGTTTCGTTCTTCCGCTGAGATGCTGTCCTGTAATGTCCTCAATTTCATCGAAAGAAAGCGTTCTAAACGTTCGTTCGCTTCAAAACGGTATGAAAAAACTTTGAAAAGAAGGCTTCACAATCGTTTTTGGGAAAGCCTTATATTGAACAGAGTTGTCCAGTAAATTGGTGGATGAAATGAGGGTATGGATTGACATCACGAACGCTCCTCACGTTCACTTTTTCAAGGGTATAATAAAGGAGCTTGAAAAGGCCGGTCACGAGGTTCTCGTCACTACGCGGGAGTTCGATGGGTTAACCGGTATTCTGGACATGTTTGGAATTGACTACTACGTGGTCGGGAAGCACGGCGGTGCAACGCTTGAGGGAAAGCTCCTGGCGAGCACCGAGAGGATGTACAAGCTCTCCAAGCTCATCATTGAAGAAAAGCCGGATCTAGCCCTTTACAAGCACTCCGCCGAGGCACCAAGGGTCGCCTTCGGTCTTCAGATACCCTCCGTCGGTTTCGTTGATAACGAAACGGCCGTTGCACAGAACAAGCTGATCCTTCCCTACACCACGCTCCTCCTGTATCCGACGGCTATAGACGCATACGAGCTCCTCAGATGTGGTGCCGATCCCAACGGCATGCGCCCGGTTAAGGGCTTCTCCGAGCTTGCACACCTCTACGGCTTCCTTCCCAGCAGAACTGTCCTGAGAGAACTCGGGATAAAGCCCCGGGAGTACATAGTCATGCGCACCGAACCGATAAAGGCCAACTACTTCAACGGGCCGCCAAAGAGCGTGCTTGAGGACGTTATCCCTCTTCTCCCTGAGATCCCCATAGTTCTCTTCCCCCGTACGGAGGAGCAGAGAAAACACTTCGAACGCTTCGAGAACGTGATAATGCCTGAAAGACCCGTTGACAGCCTCAGCCTGCTCTACTATGCCAGGCTCATGATAGGCGCCGGGGGGACGATGAACAGGGAGGCCATAGCCCTCGGAACCCCGACGATTTCAACCTATCCCGGAAGGCTGCTGGCCGTTACAAAGTGGCTCGTGGAGAAGGGCCTGAAGTTCCACTCGACCGATCCGGTGAAGGTCGCCAGGATGGCGGAGCGCATGATGGATATGAACGGAAGCTACCGCGCCTACATAAGAAGCGTCGTAAGCGGCTTTGAGAACCCCATGGACGTCATCCTCCGGGAGATAGAGACCTACGAGGAGTTCGGAACCTTCATGACAATGAAAATGGAGGAATCATCCGACCCCGGCAACGCGCGGGGTTACGTAAGCCTCAACAACGGCCGCCACAAGGAGGAGCAGCACTGAAAGTGCGAAGAGCTTTAACGCCTTTACTGCCCCCCTTTTGAACCGCTCCCCCGTCTCTCCCTCGCCCTTTATTATCTCACGGTACCAGACTATGCCCGAGACCCCCGCGAGCGCTATCGCTGGTATTTCAATGATTCCGTGGGGTACCAGACCCAGGATTATCTGGGGGAATGAAAGCTCCCCGCTCTCCTGAACGGCCCTAACAACGAGACCGACCATGAAACCGTTGAACGCCATTATCAGCCATGGCCCCAGACCAAAGAAAAGGCCCGAGAGGAGCATGAAGAGTGCCACCATCGAGTTGTTGGTGAATATCTTGAGGAAGTTCTCAAAGCTGGAATCCGAGAGGGGGCCTATCTGTTCGGCCAGCTTTTTGACGGCATCAAAGGCCGCTCCGGGATTTCCAGCGGCGAAGATGTATCCGACGAAGGAAGCCGCGAGAAATACGAGGAGCAGGTAGCCAAAAGTCTTTCTGGGAACCTCCACGTTGAGCCTGGGCATACCCTCACCTCACTCTTTGAGGGCGTTCTTGAGGGCTATCTTGAAGTCCTCAACGTTGATGTAGGGCATCTCTATGTCCATCCTCACAGCGAAGAACTCGTCTATAATCTGCTCCAGTTCTTCGAGTTTGTGCCCCTCAAGTTTCTTTTCAAGCTCCTGGACGGCCTCCTCGGGATGCATAAAGAAGTCTCCGGTGATCTTGACGTGCTCGGCTATACCCTCCCTCTCGTCGAACTCTATTCTTATCAGACCCTTTCTGGCCTTGTGCTCTCCAACGTGGTGCTTCATACCCATCCCCAAAGTAAATGGTTCGGAGAACTTTTTAAAGGTTGGGTATAAGTGGTTGCGGTGGTGGGAATGGGATACGCTCAGGTTAAGGAGAAGATCAAGCTCATCCTCCAGGAAACTCTGAAAGAAATGCTGGACGAGGCTGGAAAAGAGTGGGAAGGTGAGATAACGTTCGACGACACTCCAAGCATCGAGCTTGGGGACTTCGCAACAACGGTTTCTTTCCAGCTGGCGAGGGTTTTCAGGAGGGCACCGAAGCTCATCGCCGAAGACATCGTTGAAAGGCTCAAGGAGAAACTCCCGGAGGAAATCTCCGAAGTCAAGGCCGTGAACGGCTACATAAACTTCTATCTGAACTACAATGTCTTCGGCAGGAACCTCGTTCGCGAGATACTTGAGGAAGGGAACGCCTACGGGGAGGGTAATGTTGGGGCAGGAAAGAAGGTCATCGTTGAACACACCTCGGTGAACCCAACAAAGCCCCTCCACATGGGACACGCCAGGAACGCGGTACTCGGCGACACGATGGCGAGGATAATGAGGAAGCTCGGCTATACCGTCGAGGTTCAAAACTACATAGATGACCTCGGCGTCCAGTTTGCCCAGGTTCTCTGGGGCTATCTCCATCTAAAAGACGAGTTTGAGAGGCTTGAGGCGGAGCTGAGAGAGAAGGGGCTGAAGGAGGACTTCATAGACCATGTTATGGGCCTGCTATACGTCGAGGTCAACAAGCGCATAGAGGAGAACCCGGAGGTTGAGGGGGAAGTCCGCGAGCTGATGAAGAAGCTGGAAGAGGGGAACAACGAGATAGCGGAAATCGGGAGGAAGCTGGCCGAGAGGGTGGTTAAGGCCCAGATGCTGACAACCTACCGCATGGGCATAGCCTATGATCTGCTCAGCTGGGAGAGCGACATAATGCGGAGCGGCATATTTGACGAGGCCTACGAACTCATCGAGGCCAACGAGAACTTCTTCTGGGCCACGGAGGGCAAGTACAAAGGGGCCTTTGTGATGGACCTCAGGAGGCTCTTCCCGGACATGAAGAACCCCTTCCTCGTCCTCAAGAGGAGCGACGGAACTGCCACATATACTGGCAAGGACATAGCATATCACCTCTGGAAGTTCGGAAAGGTAAGTGCCGACATGCTCTACAAGTCGTGGGACAGGCGCGGCAACCACGAGACCTGGACGACCGCCCCCGACGGGAAGGAAATGCCCGGAAAGTTTGGAAGGGCCGATATAGTCATAAACGTCATCGGTGCCGAGCAGAAGCACCCCCAGATGGCTATAAAGTACGCCCTCCAGCTCCTTGGCTTTGAGGAGAGTGCGGAGAACTTTCACCACCTCGCTTACGAGCACGTAGTGAGGCCCGAGGGCAAGTTCTCGGGCAGGAAGGGAACCTGGGTCGGCTTCACGGTTGATGAGGTTCTCAGTGAGGCCGTCCAGAGGGCGAGGGAGCTGGTGGAGGAGAAGAACCCCCGCTTAGGCGAGGAGGAGAAGGAGAGAATAGCAGAGGCCGTTGGCGTTGGAGCGGTTCGCTTTAACCTCGTCAAGTACAGCCCGGACAAGATAATAACCTTCCGGTGGGAGGATGTCCTCAACTTTGAGGGGGAGAGCGCTCCGTACGTCCAGTACGCCCACGCGCGCTGTGCCTCAATCCTCAGGAAGGCCGGCGAGAGGGGCATAGAGACAGCCCCGGAGGCGCTCCTTGAGAGGGCGGACTTTTCACGGCTCACCTACAGGGAAAAAGAACTGGTGAAGCTCCTCGCAAAGTTCCCGGAGATTGTGGAGCAGGCCGGCAGGGACGTCAAGCCCCATCTGATTCCATGGTACGCCAACGAGCTCGCTTCGCTTTTCAACAAGTTCTACATGGACCATCCGGTGCTCAAGGCTGAAGAGGGCATAGTGGAGGAGAGGCTGCTACTCGTGCTTGCGGTAAAGCAGGTTCTCAGGAATGCTCTCGAACTGCTCGGTATAGAAGCGCCGGATAGGATGTGATCCGGCGTTTTAAACTCCATTCTATATTCTTCCCTATTTCCTAAAACTCCCGGAACCCTAAAATACCCCCTATCCCAAAACCTCTCGGTGGTTCCATGCGTGGTGTTATAGTGCCCCTTGTAACGCCTTTCAACGAGGATTACTCCATCGACGTTCCAGCCCTTGAGGAGCATCTTGAGTTTCTCCAGACTGTCGGTGTTCATGGAATATTCATAAACGCAACAACGGGGGAGTTCACTAGCCTCAGTGTCGAGGAGAGGAAGTTTCTGGCTGAGAGAGGCAGGGAATTCGTCAAATCGACATTCTACCTCGTCGGCACCGCGTCCTCCGACACCTTTGAGGTCATTGAGCTTACGAAGCACGCCCAGGATATCGGGGCGGATTACGTTGTCATAGCCCCGCCGTACTACTGTCCCCTCAACGATGACGCATTGTTCAGGCACTATTCGATGATAGCCGAGAAAACGGATATTCCCATCATACTCTACAACATACCCTCCTGCGCCAATCCCCTCAGCGTTTCCCTCATCAAACGCCTCGCCGTGGAGTACTCGAACATCGCCGGCGTAAAGGAGACGATAGACAGCGTGAACCACATCAGGGACGTAATTCTGGACGTCAAGGGGGAGAGGATGGACTTTATGGTGTTCACCGGCCTCGATCAGCACTTCCTGAACACGCTGATCCTTGGAGGGGACGGGGGCATAATGGCCTGCGCCAACTTTGCCCCGGAGGTTCATCTGGCTCTTTACAA
This portion of the Thermococcus sp. genome encodes:
- the wecB gene encoding non-hydrolyzing UDP-N-acetylglucosamine 2-epimerase, which produces MRPAFVFGTRPEIIKLAPVIRAFEERGVRPLLIHTGQHYDYEMSRVFLEELELDGIDYHLEVGSGTQAEQTGTAMIKIEKVLVNEKPDVVLVQGDTNTVLAGALAAVKLRIPVAHVEAGLRSFDRTMPEEINRILADHASEVLFAPTEEARRNLEREGITEGVYVVGNTIVDAVLQNSEIAERKSDVLERFGLKPKEYILITAHRAENTDSMENLTKLIEILEALPMRAIYPMHPRTRNRLKEFGLWERAGSIKNLIITQPLGYLDFLKLEKNAFVVMTDSGGIQEESIILGVPCLTLRYNTERPETVKAGGNVLVGLEKNRAIHYLQKLIEEREFYRRMAGAPNPFGDGKAGERIVEILLKLHDRGELRVRSSRFI
- a CDS encoding UDP-N-acetyl-D-mannosamine dehydrogenase, with amino-acid sequence MLEKIESRKAEIAVIGLGYIGLPTAIMFANAGFHVTGYEIRKDVVEKINSGRAHIVEPEIDNLLKKAIDNGALRATSDPEDIRNKDVYIICVQTPLKEDKTPNLEYLQNAVETVAKAMKKGSLIIIESTVPPLTTVRMAEVVEKISGLRPGEGFYMVHAPERVMPGRIFKELVYNSRIFGGITPESAELAERLYRSFVKGQTFKTSSTVSEVVKLMENTFRDVNIALANEFALLAHQYGIDVFEAIELANTHPRVRIHVPGIGVGGHCLPKDPHLLVWPAERDFGLIRLAREINDSMPLLTRELLLSALEEANIPPDRAVVAVLGLAYKGNSDDTRNSPAFAFIESIRDNVAEIRTYDPFVGGTHENLEDAIRGADAVVIATDHTAFKSLDWERLGRLMRTRILVDGRHIVDEPPRGFIFRGVGRGEY
- a CDS encoding DUF354 domain-containing protein; the encoded protein is MRVWIDITNAPHVHFFKGIIKELEKAGHEVLVTTREFDGLTGILDMFGIDYYVVGKHGGATLEGKLLASTERMYKLSKLIIEEKPDLALYKHSAEAPRVAFGLQIPSVGFVDNETAVAQNKLILPYTTLLLYPTAIDAYELLRCGADPNGMRPVKGFSELAHLYGFLPSRTVLRELGIKPREYIVMRTEPIKANYFNGPPKSVLEDVIPLLPEIPIVLFPRTEEQRKHFERFENVIMPERPVDSLSLLYYARLMIGAGGTMNREAIALGTPTISTYPGRLLAVTKWLVEKGLKFHSTDPVKVARMAERMMDMNGSYRAYIRSVVSGFENPMDVILREIETYEEFGTFMTMKMEESSDPGNARGYVSLNNGRHKEEQH
- a CDS encoding stage II sporulation protein M gives rise to the protein MPRLNVEVPRKTFGYLLLVFLAASFVGYIFAAGNPGAAFDAVKKLAEQIGPLSDSSFENFLKIFTNNSMVALFMLLSGLFFGLGPWLIMAFNGFMVGLVVRAVQESGELSFPQIILGLVPHGIIEIPAIALAGVSGIVWYREIIKGEGETGERFKRGAVKALKLFALSVLLLLVAAVVEAYVTPRVAGVG
- a CDS encoding lipoate protein ligase C-terminal domain-containing protein, with product MKHHVGEHKARKGLIRIEFDEREGIAEHVKITGDFFMHPEEAVQELEKKLEGHKLEELEQIIDEFFAVRMDIEMPYINVEDFKIALKNALKE
- a CDS encoding arginine--tRNA ligase, with product MGYAQVKEKIKLILQETLKEMLDEAGKEWEGEITFDDTPSIELGDFATTVSFQLARVFRRAPKLIAEDIVERLKEKLPEEISEVKAVNGYINFYLNYNVFGRNLVREILEEGNAYGEGNVGAGKKVIVEHTSVNPTKPLHMGHARNAVLGDTMARIMRKLGYTVEVQNYIDDLGVQFAQVLWGYLHLKDEFERLEAELREKGLKEDFIDHVMGLLYVEVNKRIEENPEVEGEVRELMKKLEEGNNEIAEIGRKLAERVVKAQMLTTYRMGIAYDLLSWESDIMRSGIFDEAYELIEANENFFWATEGKYKGAFVMDLRRLFPDMKNPFLVLKRSDGTATYTGKDIAYHLWKFGKVSADMLYKSWDRRGNHETWTTAPDGKEMPGKFGRADIVINVIGAEQKHPQMAIKYALQLLGFEESAENFHHLAYEHVVRPEGKFSGRKGTWVGFTVDEVLSEAVQRARELVEEKNPRLGEEEKERIAEAVGVGAVRFNLVKYSPDKIITFRWEDVLNFEGESAPYVQYAHARCASILRKAGERGIETAPEALLERADFSRLTYREKELVKLLAKFPEIVEQAGRDVKPHLIPWYANELASLFNKFYMDHPVLKAEEGIVEERLLLVLAVKQVLRNALELLGIEAPDRM
- a CDS encoding dihydrodipicolinate synthase family protein, whose translation is MRGVIVPLVTPFNEDYSIDVPALEEHLEFLQTVGVHGIFINATTGEFTSLSVEERKFLAERGREFVKSTFYLVGTASSDTFEVIELTKHAQDIGADYVVIAPPYYCPLNDDALFRHYSMIAEKTDIPIILYNIPSCANPLSVSLIKRLAVEYSNIAGVKETIDSVNHIRDVILDVKGERMDFMVFTGLDQHFLNTLILGGDGGIMACANFAPEVHLALYKAFQERRFEEAFEHARRLAKLSRVYDIASSFGSAIKLAMSLRGFSIKPVLRPPYMMDGEEVKEGIRKLLAEVLG